A window from Nitrospira sp. encodes these proteins:
- a CDS encoding mercuric transporter MerT family protein produces the protein MAMCPYRESTSEATPSNNSVTILSIGGLSAALLASVCCIGPVIFAALGVGVGATGFLAGTAGVLKGLLPYRPAFIGLTLILLGSGFYVAYRRPESARSVSGEVCTRGSVKGQNRTWLWIMASLGLALVLAPYWLGL, from the coding sequence ATGGCCATGTGTCCATATCGCGAATCCACTTCTGAAGCCACACCGTCAAACAACTCCGTGACAATACTTTCGATTGGTGGATTGAGCGCAGCGTTGCTGGCTTCTGTCTGCTGCATCGGGCCGGTGATCTTCGCAGCGCTTGGTGTGGGAGTCGGAGCTACAGGCTTCTTGGCCGGTACGGCTGGAGTCTTGAAGGGACTTCTGCCGTATCGACCGGCTTTCATCGGCCTGACGCTAATTCTGTTGGGCAGCGGCTTTTATGTTGCTTATAGGAGGCCGGAGTCGGCACGATCTGTATCAGGAGAAGTGTGTACGCGAGGAAGTGTGAAGGGTCAGAACCGGACATGGCTTTGGATCATGGCGTCGTTGGGCTTGGCACTGGTTCTGGCGCCTTATTGGTTGGGCCTATGA
- a CDS encoding MFS transporter produces the protein MKRVPSHIPSGVWVLGFVSMLMDISSEMIHSLLPLFMVTTLGASTIAVGLVEGSAESLALVVKVFSGTLSDYLEKRKVLTVLGYALGAFTKPLFALASGIDTVLTARLLDRVGKGVRGAPRDALVADITPPHLRGAAFGLRQSLDTVGAFVGPLVAVGLMLIWANDFRAVFWVAVIPGLLAVVLLMFGVREPVRRQTETRTNPIRRANLRRLTSTYWWVVGIGSVFTLARFSEAFLVLRAQQGGIPIALVPLVMVTMNLVYALSAYPFGKLSDAMSHTKLLVSGLIVLIAADMVLAVNDHWGIVILGVILWGLHMGMTQGLLAAMIADTSPTDLRGTAYGFFNLACGLAMLVASVLAGIVWEEFGAPFTFYVGATCGACAIALVAVKEGGSSNDGICPQ, from the coding sequence ATGAAGCGCGTACCAAGTCACATCCCGTCCGGCGTCTGGGTGCTGGGCTTCGTCAGCATGTTGATGGACATCTCATCGGAAATGATTCACAGCTTGCTGCCGTTGTTCATGGTCACGACCCTCGGTGCAAGCACCATCGCCGTCGGCCTTGTCGAGGGATCGGCCGAATCCCTTGCTTTGGTTGTTAAAGTATTCTCAGGCACGCTAAGCGACTATCTTGAAAAACGTAAGGTGCTGACGGTGCTTGGTTACGCCTTGGGCGCATTCACCAAGCCTCTCTTTGCGCTCGCTTCAGGAATAGACACGGTATTGACCGCGCGATTGCTGGATCGTGTCGGAAAGGGTGTGCGTGGCGCTCCACGCGATGCCTTGGTGGCGGATATCACGCCGCCGCATCTTCGAGGCGCAGCGTTCGGCTTGCGGCAGTCGCTGGATACCGTCGGCGCGTTCGTTGGTCCATTGGTGGCCGTTGGGTTGATGCTTATCTGGGCCAACGATTTTAGGGCAGTCTTCTGGGTAGCCGTCATCCCAGGATTGCTGGCTGTGGTGCTGCTGATGTTCGGGGTTCGGGAACCTGTGCGCCGTCAAACCGAGACGAGGACAAACCCTATTCGAAGGGCTAATCTCCGACGACTCACCTCCACCTATTGGTGGGTGGTAGGAATCGGATCGGTGTTCACGTTGGCGCGGTTCAGCGAGGCGTTTCTAGTCCTCCGTGCCCAGCAAGGGGGAATTCCTATCGCTCTTGTCCCGTTGGTCATGGTTACGATGAATCTGGTTTATGCATTATCGGCCTATCCGTTCGGCAAGCTCTCCGATGCGATGAGCCATACGAAGTTGCTCGTATCAGGCCTGATCGTCTTAATCGCGGCTGATATGGTCCTGGCCGTCAACGATCACTGGGGTATTGTCATCTTGGGGGTCATCTTGTGGGGGCTACACATGGGGATGACGCAAGGCTTGCTCGCGGCCATGATCGCTGATACCTCACCTACGGATCTGCGTGGGACAGCATACGGCTTCTTCAACTTGGCCTGCGGGTTAGCCATGCTTGTCGCAAGCGTGCTTGCTGGTATCGTCTGGGAAGAATTCGGCGCGCCGTTCACATTCTATGTGGGGGCAACGTGTGGCGCTTGTGCGATTGCACTGGTTGCCGTTAAGGAAGGTGGGTCTTCAAATGATGGAATCTGCCCGCAGTAG
- a CDS encoding F0F1 ATP synthase subunit alpha, producing MLHNSRFSRQTAWLEQYRLGLRIVEQGRVRSLGDGIVWIEGLPSAAIEEVLLLEDGSRALVFHLAKERLGAILLIQTTRLTAGRIAHLSGQRLSLPVGDRLVGRVINPLGDPLDGQSPLDSPSRRELFTPSPPIVARDFVHRPLYTGSKVVDTLIPVAKGQRQLIIGDNGIGKRAFALDTIINQRGKDVRCVYVSIGQKRSSLVNTIDTLKTYGALEYTVVVAAEATALPGLKYLAPFAGCALAEEWMWHGHDSLVVYDDLTTHAQTYRELSLLLRRPPGREAYPGDIFFLHSRLLERSTCLAPSLGGGSMTALPIVETTQGEIAAYIPTNLISITDGQIYFDTRLFAAGTVPAIDVTRSVSRIGGKGQHPRIKEQAGRMKLDFLQFLELEVFTRFGAKLEATMEAKIKRGRLLREILKQDRLSPQPIEFQLAWLTGFNRGLFDDVPLERIGQVLRRIESHLSPSRLTLDHRDEQWAEAVTSWFKEGSAT from the coding sequence ATGCTTCATAACTCGCGCTTTTCCCGTCAAACAGCCTGGCTCGAGCAATATCGTCTGGGCTTGCGCATCGTGGAGCAAGGCCGCGTCCGATCCCTCGGCGACGGGATCGTTTGGATCGAGGGACTCCCCTCCGCTGCCATTGAAGAAGTCCTCTTGCTTGAGGATGGCAGTCGTGCCCTCGTTTTCCATTTGGCCAAGGAACGCCTCGGTGCCATTCTTCTGATCCAAACGACCCGATTGACTGCGGGGAGGATCGCGCATCTCTCCGGTCAACGTCTGAGTCTCCCAGTCGGAGACCGGTTGGTCGGACGCGTGATCAATCCATTGGGTGATCCGCTGGATGGACAGTCCCCATTGGATTCTCCGAGCAGACGCGAACTGTTCACTCCTTCTCCTCCGATTGTGGCTCGGGACTTTGTCCATCGTCCCCTGTACACGGGAAGCAAGGTCGTCGACACCCTCATTCCCGTCGCAAAAGGGCAACGTCAGTTGATCATCGGGGATAATGGAATCGGCAAGCGCGCCTTCGCTCTGGACACGATCATCAACCAGCGTGGGAAAGACGTGCGATGCGTCTATGTGTCAATCGGTCAAAAGCGTTCGAGCCTCGTCAACACGATTGATACGTTAAAGACCTATGGTGCCCTGGAGTACACGGTCGTCGTTGCAGCTGAGGCAACTGCGCTGCCAGGGCTCAAGTACCTTGCTCCCTTCGCGGGATGCGCCTTGGCCGAAGAGTGGATGTGGCATGGCCACGACAGCCTTGTGGTCTACGACGATCTCACCACTCACGCGCAAACCTATCGGGAACTGTCGTTGTTATTGCGGCGCCCACCCGGGCGTGAAGCCTATCCGGGCGACATCTTCTTTCTTCATTCGCGATTGCTCGAACGGTCCACCTGCTTGGCGCCTTCATTGGGAGGCGGCAGCATGACGGCGCTGCCGATCGTCGAGACCACACAAGGGGAAATTGCTGCCTATATCCCGACCAACCTGATTTCCATCACCGATGGTCAAATCTACTTTGATACGCGACTCTTCGCCGCAGGCACGGTCCCCGCCATCGACGTCACCAGGTCGGTCTCGCGGATCGGTGGCAAGGGGCAGCATCCGCGAATCAAGGAGCAGGCTGGACGCATGAAACTGGACTTCCTGCAGTTCCTCGAACTGGAAGTCTTCACGCGGTTCGGAGCAAAATTGGAAGCGACGATGGAAGCCAAGATCAAACGAGGCCGCCTGTTGCGGGAGATCCTGAAACAAGATCGGCTCTCTCCGCAGCCCATCGAATTTCAACTGGCCTGGCTCACAGGATTCAATCGTGGCTTGTTCGACGACGTTCCGTTGGAGAGGATCGGACAGGTGCTGAGACGCATCGAGTCGCATCTGTCCCCGAGTCGCCTTACCCTCGACCATCGAGACGAGCAGTGGGCCGAGGCCGTGACAAGTTGGTTCAAAGAAGGCTCGGCCACATGA
- a CDS encoding F0F1 ATP synthase subunit gamma, whose protein sequence is MSRRQELDDRLHALRDISGILCAMKNLALMERQKLARFLSTQRRVVNSIEAAAEDFFTFYPEAGRRLGKGTSVWLIIGSERGFCGDYNEQLRDGMERHIRERSPHQPSLILIGRKLIAKLAQDRRVTASLAGPTVAEEVPVVLIGLMEKLRELQAQQKPGVRLEFTIVHQSPVSEGGGIRVHEPMKRARRPVRAGYPPLLNLDPFAFATDLIDQHLFSLLHEVFYSSLMAENLRRFQHMDQAIQRLEKDSGELVLKRNNLRQEEITEEIEVIMLSAAALKQP, encoded by the coding sequence ATGAGCCGACGACAAGAACTCGACGATCGACTCCACGCGTTGCGTGACATCAGCGGGATTCTTTGTGCCATGAAGAACCTCGCCCTCATGGAGCGGCAAAAATTGGCCCGCTTTCTCTCAACCCAACGTCGAGTGGTGAACAGCATCGAGGCTGCTGCGGAGGATTTCTTCACGTTTTATCCCGAGGCCGGTCGCCGATTGGGCAAGGGCACGTCGGTGTGGCTGATCATCGGTTCAGAGCGGGGCTTTTGCGGAGACTACAATGAACAGCTGCGGGACGGCATGGAGCGGCACATCCGTGAGCGTTCACCGCACCAACCGTCTCTGATTCTCATTGGGCGGAAGCTTATCGCGAAACTTGCGCAGGACCGACGGGTCACGGCGTCGCTCGCCGGCCCGACCGTCGCCGAGGAAGTGCCCGTGGTTCTCATCGGACTGATGGAGAAGCTGAGGGAATTGCAGGCGCAGCAGAAACCCGGAGTCCGCTTGGAGTTCACGATCGTTCACCAGAGTCCCGTCTCAGAAGGGGGTGGGATACGCGTTCACGAACCGATGAAGCGTGCACGCCGGCCGGTTCGCGCAGGTTATCCGCCCTTGCTGAACCTCGATCCATTCGCCTTTGCGACAGACCTGATCGACCAGCACCTGTTCAGCCTCTTGCACGAGGTCTTTTACAGCTCATTGATGGCCGAGAATCTCCGTCGCTTCCAACACATGGACCAAGCCATTCAACGGTTGGAAAAGGACAGTGGGGAACTTGTCCTGAAACGGAACAACTTGCGCCAAGAGGAAATCACCGAAGAAATCGAAGTCATCATGCTGAGCGCGGCAGCGCTGAAGCAGCCATGA
- a CDS encoding carboxymuconolactone decarboxylase family protein, translating to MTHETNAPNNLFAELRKLSPLVTGGLLRMRQQAYRDGAVAAKYKLLTAMAISIAIRCEPCIRAYVLMAHHQGITQDELVEFLEVAMTMQGCPGEEWALKAFAAYKDCMDGRIGQERSACCQHAVEEAKE from the coding sequence ATGACTCATGAGACGAATGCGCCAAATAATCTGTTTGCTGAACTGCGGAAGCTGAGCCCTCTAGTCACCGGCGGTCTGTTGCGCATGCGGCAACAAGCGTATCGGGATGGAGCTGTGGCAGCCAAGTACAAATTACTTACCGCCATGGCCATTTCGATCGCGATTCGCTGCGAGCCTTGTATTCGAGCCTACGTCCTGATGGCCCACCACCAGGGGATCACCCAGGATGAATTGGTTGAATTCCTCGAAGTCGCGATGACGATGCAAGGTTGTCCCGGAGAAGAATGGGCTCTCAAGGCTTTTGCGGCTTATAAGGACTGTATGGACGGTCGGATAGGTCAAGAGCGGTCCGCTTGTTGTCAGCATGCGGTCGAGGAAGCCAAAGAGTGA
- a CDS encoding YnfA family protein, with translation MSVVSSLGLFVLAGLCEIGGGYLVWLWFREGRPIAYGIAGAAILIFYGIIPTFQPAHFGRVYAAYGGMFIVLSLLWGWSIDGDRPDVYDAIGAILCLGGMIVMMYAPRT, from the coding sequence ATGTCTGTCGTTAGTTCATTGGGACTGTTTGTGCTCGCAGGATTGTGTGAAATTGGAGGTGGGTATCTTGTGTGGCTTTGGTTCCGCGAGGGACGGCCAATTGCATACGGAATTGCAGGAGCGGCCATTCTTATTTTCTACGGCATCATACCGACGTTTCAACCAGCCCATTTTGGCCGTGTGTATGCCGCCTATGGCGGAATGTTTATCGTATTGTCCCTGTTATGGGGCTGGAGTATCGACGGGGATCGGCCTGACGTCTATGACGCGATAGGAGCCATTCTCTGTTTAGGCGGCATGATTGTCATGATGTATGCTCCCAGGACATGA
- a CDS encoding cation transporter — protein MWKIVRTMIVIAVVTVSLSGFQELVAGDERQETVTLQIDGMTCGGCVKDVKAALAKVPGVSEVGLSTRKKWIWFPDYSDARASVTFDPQKTNVEALMSAVEAAGNPLSKYRAQLRDR, from the coding sequence ATGTGGAAAATCGTTCGCACGATGATCGTAATCGCGGTTGTGACCGTGAGTCTGAGCGGATTCCAAGAACTTGTCGCCGGAGATGAACGTCAGGAGACCGTCACATTGCAGATCGATGGAATGACCTGCGGGGGATGCGTCAAGGATGTCAAAGCCGCGCTGGCCAAGGTGCCAGGGGTCAGCGAGGTTGGGCTCAGCACGAGGAAGAAGTGGATCTGGTTCCCTGATTATTCAGACGCCCGTGCGTCAGTGACGTTTGATCCACAGAAGACGAACGTGGAAGCATTGATGAGTGCCGTCGAAGCAGCGGGCAACCCATTGTCGAAATACCGAGCCCAGTTGCGCGATAGATAG